The following are from one region of the Rosistilla carotiformis genome:
- a CDS encoding S8 family peptidase: MQGTSRLLRFETRLALSASATADVLMDLWDIDPLSGGQADDASSSQTLMDQAQDIFQNYGLDGSGQTVAVIDSGIAYDHVALGGGFGPGYRVVGGWDFAENDANPYDDGPSGFHGTHVAGTLAGSSDSFSGIAPGADLVALRVFDDYGGGNLDWIEDALAWVHENRFAFENPITAVNLSLGSVLPAEMASQIQAQLEDELSLLKADGIMVFAAAGNAFDADAPSQLAYPAASPSVTPVGSIAGDGSLSSFSQRTDGILVAPGELVNSSVPDHVLGRDGRIDDFVNATGTSMASPQIAGAAVLVREAMLSAGLDADGGAVLDHLYDTADRSTDDATGLTYYQINLTRAIEQLIVDGGGEEPTEPPAPTDPPVIEPEPIDAPVEDLGSIQWTQTELETGQWYTVDAERDGLLSIVRGDESEAALPIVIERVVGDTIVESGSATQRQFDVNVQAGETIRFRIDSSVGSTLAVEIANLVSVSDGQARFTGTDASDQVEIDLRNDAMLRFGNFEYHFSHGEISNLQILGGGGNDTVNVIGSEAVEKVTLRVGSGEIENASLLVQMSAVEKVSIEGGGGSDRAYLYDSSGNDTLSASPGDTKLSGVGFEHTVTGIRSIYVHATAGGNDTAYLYDSTGDDRLAIRPEFTSLRGDDFLSLVYGFDRVNAYGTAGGNDTADLYDSAGDDRMSANATNAYISGPGYYSQARHFESVVGHATAGGIDHATIYADSADQTLHNIGGLVQLDAGGGAVRAAQGFEIAETFLNGSPIIVAPQALAVEIDSDPIEEPEYRGVVTLDEDPTERSVSQRANEIMGLAQSRVQGPSDDEERDLLDQLFAEL; the protein is encoded by the coding sequence ATGCAGGGCACGTCCCGCCTACTGCGTTTTGAGACGCGTCTGGCGCTATCGGCAAGTGCCACCGCCGATGTTCTGATGGACCTATGGGACATCGATCCGCTGTCGGGAGGACAGGCAGACGATGCCTCATCGTCGCAAACGTTGATGGACCAGGCACAGGACATTTTCCAAAACTATGGCCTCGATGGATCGGGGCAAACTGTCGCCGTGATCGACAGCGGAATCGCTTACGATCACGTCGCATTGGGCGGAGGTTTTGGCCCCGGATATCGCGTTGTTGGAGGCTGGGACTTTGCCGAAAACGACGCCAATCCCTACGACGATGGACCGTCGGGTTTTCATGGAACCCATGTCGCCGGAACGTTGGCTGGATCGAGCGATTCGTTTTCGGGAATCGCTCCCGGGGCGGACCTCGTCGCTCTCCGCGTGTTCGACGATTACGGTGGCGGCAACCTCGACTGGATCGAAGATGCGTTGGCCTGGGTACACGAAAATCGGTTCGCTTTCGAAAACCCAATCACGGCAGTCAATCTGTCGCTCGGGTCGGTCTTGCCAGCGGAGATGGCTTCGCAGATCCAAGCCCAGCTCGAAGACGAACTGAGCCTGTTAAAGGCTGACGGAATCATGGTCTTTGCCGCCGCCGGAAACGCCTTCGACGCCGACGCTCCGTCGCAGCTGGCCTATCCCGCTGCGAGCCCCAGCGTGACGCCGGTCGGCAGCATCGCGGGGGACGGTTCGCTCAGTTCCTTCTCCCAGCGAACCGACGGGATCCTGGTCGCCCCCGGCGAACTGGTCAACAGTTCGGTCCCCGATCACGTCCTCGGCCGCGATGGCCGCATCGACGACTTCGTCAACGCCACCGGTACCAGCATGGCCTCGCCACAGATCGCTGGCGCGGCGGTCTTGGTCCGCGAAGCGATGTTATCGGCGGGACTCGACGCCGACGGTGGCGCGGTCCTCGATCACCTTTACGACACCGCCGATCGATCGACCGACGACGCGACGGGGCTTACGTATTATCAAATCAATCTAACCCGCGCGATCGAACAATTGATCGTCGACGGCGGCGGTGAAGAACCCACCGAACCGCCTGCGCCAACCGACCCTCCCGTGATCGAACCCGAACCGATCGACGCCCCGGTGGAGGATCTCGGTTCGATCCAATGGACGCAGACCGAATTGGAAACCGGCCAGTGGTATACCGTCGACGCAGAGCGCGACGGCCTGCTGTCGATCGTTCGCGGCGATGAATCGGAAGCAGCGTTACCGATCGTGATCGAACGTGTCGTGGGAGATACGATCGTCGAATCGGGGAGCGCCACACAACGTCAATTCGACGTCAACGTGCAGGCTGGCGAAACGATCCGCTTCCGAATCGATTCCAGCGTCGGATCGACGCTGGCTGTCGAAATCGCCAACCTTGTCAGCGTTTCCGATGGGCAGGCGCGATTCACCGGAACCGATGCTTCGGACCAGGTCGAGATCGATTTGCGGAACGATGCGATGCTGAGGTTTGGAAATTTCGAATACCACTTTAGCCACGGCGAGATCTCCAATCTGCAGATCCTTGGCGGTGGCGGCAATGACACGGTCAACGTGATCGGATCGGAGGCTGTCGAAAAGGTAACCCTTCGCGTCGGCAGCGGCGAGATTGAAAACGCCTCCCTATTGGTTCAGATGTCGGCCGTAGAAAAGGTTTCCATCGAGGGGGGTGGAGGCTCCGACCGAGCCTACCTCTACGATTCCTCCGGCAACGACACGCTCTCGGCCAGCCCTGGCGATACAAAACTTTCGGGCGTCGGATTCGAGCACACCGTGACCGGGATCCGCAGCATCTACGTCCACGCCACCGCGGGTGGAAACGACACCGCATACCTATACGATTCGACGGGCGATGACCGCTTGGCGATTCGCCCCGAATTCACAAGCCTCCGAGGCGACGATTTCTTGAGCCTAGTCTACGGCTTCGATCGCGTTAACGCCTACGGCACCGCGGGGGGCAACGACACGGCCGATCTCTATGATTCGGCGGGGGACGATCGGATGAGTGCCAACGCGACGAACGCTTACATCAGCGGTCCGGGCTATTACAGTCAAGCGCGACACTTTGAATCGGTCGTGGGACACGCGACTGCGGGTGGTATCGACCACGCGACGATCTACGCCGATTCGGCCGATCAGACGCTGCACAACATCGGTGGCTTGGTTCAACTGGATGCTGGCGGAGGCGCGGTGCGCGCGGCTCAAGGCTTTGAAATTGCCGAGACCTTCCTGAACGGATCACCGATCATTGTCGCGCCCCAAGCGTTAGCTGTCGAGATCGACAGCGACCCGATCGAAGAACCGGAATACCGCGGCGTCGTGACGCTCGACGAAGACCCGACCGAACGATCGGTCTCCCAACGGGCCAACGAAATCATGGGTCTCGCCCAATCTCGGGTCCAAGGACCTAGCGACGATGAAGAGCGCGATCTGCTGGACCAATTGTTCGCCGAACTCTAA
- a CDS encoding DUF2802 domain-containing protein, with the protein MLLLAAGSFLSQMMLLVGMILLAWILVRRNIKMRGRSRAVDRELKAQQAEVHKPVRGAPLADAPKEVLRWQASMFDLQRELKAELDSRVLVVESLLRRVDQRVEELRSLQLENSAQSGKPAASGPSYSKVRRLAAIGFSAEEISQKLDIPQAEIELSLGLQAEIPQPSSSA; encoded by the coding sequence ATGTTGTTGCTGGCAGCCGGATCGTTCCTGTCTCAAATGATGCTGCTTGTGGGGATGATCCTGCTGGCATGGATCTTGGTGCGGCGGAACATCAAGATGCGGGGCCGTAGTCGGGCTGTCGATCGGGAGCTGAAAGCACAGCAAGCCGAAGTCCACAAGCCGGTGCGTGGAGCGCCGCTTGCAGACGCCCCCAAGGAAGTCCTGCGTTGGCAGGCATCGATGTTCGATCTGCAGCGCGAACTGAAAGCCGAACTCGATTCGCGGGTCCTGGTTGTCGAATCGCTGCTTCGACGCGTCGACCAGCGGGTCGAAGAGCTGCGGTCGTTGCAGCTGGAAAATTCTGCGCAAAGCGGCAAACCGGCGGCGTCGGGGCCAAGTTACAGCAAGGTCCGACGGCTGGCTGCAATCGGCTTTTCGGCCGAAGAAATCTCGCAAAAGCTCGATATTCCCCAGGCGGAAATCGAATTATCGCTAGGGCTACAGGCGGAAATTCCTCAGCCTTCCAGTTCGGCGTGA
- a CDS encoding neutral/alkaline non-lysosomal ceramidase N-terminal domain-containing protein, whose product MSNTAPYVKSLTCLFIVLLSTVTFGQSDAIYQVGFAKVDITPDYPVRLNGFGFRREESEGVSQSVFARAMAISQTDAPPLVIIAVDNLGLRLPQVDRIAEQLKQSHGLPRENFALTFSHSHCAPKVNGASDNIFSQAIPPEHQEHLDRYSEEIIGMIVQAATEAIDSRQPATLHRSTGTVGFAKNRRPMGGPTDHDLPTLIARDPNTQAVRGVYVSYACHCVTLRFNQISGDWAGYAAEGIERQFPDSIALVSIGAGSDQNPIDMSVDDVSIAQRQGAEIASEVKRLAETKALPISGPLSAQLQRISLPLNPLPSREELTELAEKSSNVAVRYNATTQLAKLDRGEPLLTEIDYPIQTFVFGNSLCMSFLAGEVCVDYSIRLKNEIDRKRYWLNTYSNDFCSYIPSERLVGEGGYGGGAEVPYFALPTTLAAGLEQRIVDEVHRQVPDEFVIPEGVQGVAPKSPQDALQSMQTHDDLEIELVAAEPLVRDPVAIDFGVDGSVWVAQMSDYGRGVYEKFEHHGQVRRLSDTTGDGQFDKAVTFVDGLRFPTDVKVWRDGLLICDAPDILLARDTDGDGVADSVDKLFSGFEIVNAQARVNSLRWGIDNWIYGSCGLFGGKILSHKTGQTHNIVGRDFRMNPDTGEIQAVAGRTQQGRSQNDWGDWFGCTNSSLLLHYASDARYDSRNALVSLPTPSGLAGGAETRRLFPPEDLVQFALSGASGNATAACGLDIYRDNQLGEEYLNNAFTCEPVNQLVHRSVLQPTGIDYQVSRGENETESEFLTSTDRWFRPVQARTGPDGSLWVVDMYRYVIEHSRWIPQATLAELDVYAGQSMGRIYRVRPKSDQPAAPASEAPSPAFDLTGKSDLQLATLLKSSNGTVRDLAHQMLLWNSPSDSVADQLRAIVAEAPLAASRIHAIAILSAWQTLDAPTLLVALANSHDEVVRHGIRFAEPMLDDDAVLRDAVIRHAAHASPRVRRQVAWSLGELKHASAIPALTALASKTETDRFVRAAAISSLNPTNVSAMLAAYVALPPAQQQPESLQQILRTAIRLGNAEGIDASASQVLPAIASDEAAANRLLIELLDSADARIGDATIAWTPELKQAVQEAHRRAIETLDPTALALLGRYRGAATTQLLTSGDPPSVADELSMANVLDAISQRVSARHAAPLQVAAINALAKTRHPEAAELLLERYREVSASAQTAILDHLIARNDWSLTLLDTIAEGDLRANILDADRRGKLLSHADETIRQRAKSALEMAGSPSRAAILDTFQASLKLAGDVDRGRAVFRKQCSACHRVEDHGFVVGPDLTALTNRDPQWMLSAILDPNREVDARYVSWSALSEDGRVLSGLVVEENAAMIRLRESGGKEHELLRESIEQLRASDRSLMPEGLEKDMTTQEVSDLIAYVIHSIGTPAPMAADQPLPRQAHAIAPFLLDESQSIERRQQAIDQRPGMGPAILNLLAVDLRADDLTTQYKRIPWIWRVALAVGRRSDDGELHDALESSLPRSGDPLLDWQAVVIGGGLINGLTQIGQWPGDRIAAILDADPALTPRWQQTLAMSAAMADDDAVKNGTRYDALRIVALDDPEEAIPHLKRYLGADINGELQMGAVSGLADIDAPQIAALLIESLPGLTPRNRQLAIEGLLRTPTRREALGADFAINAKLLSAEEAKQLAQP is encoded by the coding sequence ATGTCTAACACTGCGCCCTACGTCAAATCGTTGACGTGCCTATTCATTGTGTTGCTCTCCACGGTCACGTTCGGTCAATCCGACGCGATTTACCAAGTTGGTTTTGCCAAAGTCGACATCACCCCCGACTATCCGGTGAGGCTGAACGGTTTTGGTTTTCGCCGCGAGGAATCCGAAGGCGTTTCGCAGTCGGTCTTTGCCCGCGCGATGGCGATCTCGCAGACCGACGCGCCGCCGCTGGTGATCATCGCCGTCGACAATCTCGGTTTGCGGTTGCCTCAAGTCGACCGGATCGCGGAACAACTGAAGCAGTCCCACGGGCTGCCGCGCGAGAACTTTGCCCTCACCTTCAGCCATTCGCACTGCGCCCCCAAAGTTAATGGCGCCAGCGACAACATCTTCAGCCAAGCGATCCCGCCGGAGCACCAGGAACATCTCGACCGCTACAGCGAAGAGATCATCGGCATGATCGTCCAGGCTGCCACCGAAGCGATCGATTCGCGTCAACCGGCGACCTTGCATCGATCGACAGGAACCGTTGGGTTTGCAAAAAATCGGCGGCCGATGGGCGGACCGACCGATCACGATCTGCCGACGTTGATCGCTCGCGATCCCAACACGCAAGCCGTCCGCGGCGTCTACGTTTCTTACGCCTGCCACTGCGTGACGCTGCGTTTCAATCAGATCAGCGGCGATTGGGCGGGATACGCCGCCGAAGGGATCGAACGCCAGTTTCCCGACAGCATCGCCCTGGTGTCGATCGGAGCCGGATCGGATCAAAACCCGATCGATATGTCGGTCGACGACGTCTCGATCGCGCAGCGACAGGGGGCGGAGATCGCCAGCGAAGTCAAACGCCTTGCCGAAACCAAAGCCCTGCCGATCAGCGGCCCGTTGAGTGCTCAACTGCAACGTATCTCGCTGCCGCTCAATCCGCTGCCGTCGCGAGAGGAACTGACCGAACTGGCCGAAAAGAGTTCCAATGTTGCGGTTCGCTACAACGCGACGACTCAGCTGGCAAAGCTCGATCGCGGCGAACCGCTGCTGACCGAGATCGATTACCCGATCCAGACCTTTGTGTTCGGGAACAGCTTGTGCATGAGCTTCTTAGCTGGCGAGGTCTGTGTCGACTATTCGATCCGTTTGAAAAACGAAATCGATCGCAAGCGTTATTGGTTGAACACCTACAGCAACGATTTTTGCAGCTACATCCCGTCGGAACGCCTCGTCGGTGAAGGGGGCTACGGCGGCGGAGCGGAAGTCCCTTACTTCGCTCTGCCAACCACATTGGCTGCCGGCTTGGAACAGCGGATCGTCGATGAGGTCCATCGCCAGGTTCCAGACGAATTTGTGATCCCCGAAGGTGTCCAAGGCGTGGCGCCGAAGTCGCCTCAAGATGCGCTGCAAAGCATGCAGACGCACGACGATCTGGAGATCGAACTCGTGGCCGCCGAGCCGTTGGTCCGCGATCCGGTCGCTATCGATTTTGGCGTCGACGGCAGCGTTTGGGTTGCTCAGATGAGCGACTACGGCCGCGGCGTCTACGAGAAATTTGAACATCACGGCCAAGTCCGCCGCCTGAGCGACACGACCGGCGACGGCCAATTCGATAAAGCGGTCACCTTTGTCGATGGGCTGCGTTTTCCGACCGATGTCAAGGTCTGGCGCGACGGACTGTTGATCTGCGATGCTCCCGATATCCTGCTGGCTCGCGACACCGACGGCGATGGCGTCGCCGATTCGGTCGACAAGCTCTTCTCGGGTTTCGAGATCGTCAACGCTCAGGCGCGAGTCAACAGTTTGCGGTGGGGCATCGATAACTGGATCTACGGTTCGTGTGGACTCTTCGGCGGAAAAATCCTCAGCCACAAGACGGGGCAGACGCACAACATCGTCGGCCGCGATTTCCGCATGAATCCCGATACCGGCGAGATCCAAGCGGTCGCCGGTCGCACGCAGCAAGGCCGCAGCCAAAACGACTGGGGCGATTGGTTTGGCTGCACCAACAGTTCGCTGCTGCTGCACTATGCAAGCGACGCACGCTACGACAGTCGCAATGCCTTGGTCTCGCTGCCGACTCCTTCGGGGCTCGCCGGCGGGGCGGAAACCCGACGCCTGTTCCCCCCCGAGGACCTTGTTCAATTTGCACTCAGCGGAGCGTCTGGAAACGCGACCGCCGCCTGCGGCTTGGACATCTACCGCGACAATCAACTGGGCGAAGAATACCTGAACAACGCTTTCACCTGCGAACCGGTAAATCAACTGGTTCACCGCAGCGTCCTGCAACCGACCGGCATCGATTATCAAGTTTCGCGTGGCGAGAACGAAACCGAATCGGAGTTCCTGACATCGACCGACCGCTGGTTTCGTCCGGTCCAAGCGCGGACCGGCCCCGACGGCAGCCTGTGGGTCGTCGACATGTACCGCTACGTGATCGAACACTCCCGTTGGATCCCGCAAGCGACGTTGGCGGAACTGGACGTTTACGCGGGGCAGTCGATGGGGCGGATCTATCGCGTTCGTCCCAAGTCGGATCAGCCCGCAGCCCCGGCATCGGAAGCCCCTTCGCCCGCGTTCGATCTGACGGGCAAGTCGGATCTGCAGTTGGCGACGCTGCTGAAGTCGAGCAATGGAACGGTCCGCGATCTGGCGCATCAGATGCTCCTCTGGAATTCCCCCTCCGATTCGGTCGCCGATCAATTGCGAGCGATCGTTGCCGAAGCCCCGTTGGCGGCGTCGCGGATTCACGCCATCGCTATCCTCTCGGCTTGGCAGACCTTGGACGCACCGACGCTGCTCGTGGCACTCGCCAACTCACACGATGAAGTCGTCCGCCACGGGATCCGCTTCGCCGAACCGATGCTCGACGACGACGCGGTGCTCCGCGACGCGGTGATCCGACACGCGGCCCACGCCAGCCCGCGCGTGCGGCGTCAAGTCGCCTGGTCGTTGGGCGAACTGAAGCACGCATCGGCGATTCCCGCTCTGACAGCGTTGGCATCCAAAACGGAAACCGATCGCTTCGTCCGCGCCGCCGCCATCTCGTCGCTCAATCCGACGAACGTCTCGGCGATGCTGGCCGCCTACGTCGCGTTGCCGCCTGCACAGCAACAGCCCGAATCGCTTCAGCAGATCTTGCGAACGGCGATCCGATTGGGAAACGCCGAGGGAATCGACGCCTCCGCATCGCAAGTCCTGCCCGCGATCGCCAGCGATGAGGCCGCGGCAAACCGCTTGCTGATCGAACTGCTCGATTCGGCAGACGCTCGCATCGGCGACGCCACGATCGCCTGGACGCCCGAGCTGAAACAAGCGGTTCAGGAAGCTCATCGCCGCGCGATTGAGACGCTCGATCCCACTGCGTTGGCATTGTTGGGCCGATACCGCGGCGCCGCGACGACTCAACTATTAACGTCCGGAGACCCGCCATCGGTAGCCGATGAATTGTCGATGGCAAACGTCCTCGACGCGATCAGCCAACGCGTCAGCGCGCGACATGCTGCACCGCTGCAAGTCGCCGCCATCAACGCGTTGGCCAAAACGCGGCATCCCGAGGCGGCGGAGTTGCTGTTGGAGCGATATCGCGAAGTCAGCGCGTCGGCGCAAACGGCGATCCTCGACCACTTGATCGCCCGCAACGACTGGTCCTTGACGCTCTTGGACACGATCGCCGAGGGAGATTTGCGAGCCAACATTCTCGACGCGGACCGCCGCGGCAAGCTGTTGTCGCACGCCGATGAAACGATCCGCCAGCGAGCCAAGAGCGCCTTGGAGATGGCTGGTTCGCCCAGCCGAGCTGCCATCCTCGACACGTTTCAAGCTTCTCTGAAGCTTGCCGGCGACGTCGACCGCGGCCGCGCCGTGTTCCGCAAACAATGTTCGGCCTGTCATCGCGTCGAGGATCATGGGTTTGTTGTGGGGCCCGACCTGACGGCACTCACCAACCGAGACCCGCAGTGGATGCTCTCGGCGATCCTGGATCCCAACCGCGAAGTCGATGCGCGTTATGTTTCTTGGTCGGCGCTTTCCGAGGATGGCCGCGTCCTGTCGGGCTTGGTCGTCGAAGAGAACGCCGCGATGATTCGGCTGCGTGAATCGGGAGGCAAGGAGCACGAACTGCTCCGCGAATCGATCGAACAGCTTCGTGCAAGCGATCGTTCGCTGATGCCCGAAGGGCTTGAAAAGGATATGACGACGCAGGAGGTCAGCGATCTGATCGCCTACGTGATCCATTCGATTGGCACCCCGGCACCGATGGCTGCGGATCAGCCGCTGCCGCGACAAGCTCATGCAATCGCTCCGTTTCTGTTGGACGAATCCCAATCGATCGAGCGACGTCAACAGGCGATCGACCAGCGGCCGGGAATGGGGCCAGCGATCTTGAATCTGTTGGCGGTCGATCTGCGAGCCGACGATCTGACGACTCAGTACAAGCGGATCCCGTGGATCTGGCGAGTCGCGTTGGCAGTCGGTCGCCGTAGCGACGATGGCGAACTTCACGACGCCTTGGAATCGAGCTTGCCTCGCTCGGGCGATCCGTTATTAGATTGGCAAGCGGTGGTGATCGGCGGCGGCCTGATCAATGGACTGACGCAAATCGGCCAGTGGCCGGGAGATCGGATCGCAGCAATTTTGGACGCCGATCCGGCGCTGACGCCACGCTGGCAGCAGACGTTGGCGATGTCAGCAGCGATGGCTGACGATGACGCGGTGAAAAACGGCACCCGGTACGACGCGCTGCGGATCGTGGCGTTGGACGATCCAGAAGAAGCGATTCCACATCTGAAGCGTTACCTGGGGGCCGACATCAACGGAGAACTGCAGATGGGAGCGGTGAGCGGCTTGGCCGACATCGACGCCCCGCAGATCGCGGCTCTGCTGATCGAAAGCCTCCCCGGACTGACACCACGAAATCGCCAGCTCGCGATCGAAGGCCTGCTGCGAACGCCCACTCGCCGCGAGGCCCTTGGGGCAGACTTTGCGATAAACGCAAAGCTATTGTCAGCCGAAGAAGCCAAGCAGCTCGCCCAACCGTAG
- a CDS encoding biotin--[acetyl-CoA-carboxylase] ligase, giving the protein MSHDRESMQVDWQGPDAVLQLLSRSGWLRSIRWVPEVDSTNRLAKSLADQADQPTPMLIVAKSQTQGRGRLGRSWFSDSGTLTFSLMLAAPQLAVDRTRWPQLALVAGLAVCDVVGEVVDPVAVQLKWPNDVYLAGGKVAGVLIETAGRDNDHVVIGIGLNVATDLSKAPPEVQQRARSIRDYADHRVETFAVLPEIIDRIAVRIADWRTDSAAIADDFSKVCLLRGRRIEINTAGQTLQGVCLGIDGDGALRVRRDEGEVVEVRSGEVVQWSDEVEVHDG; this is encoded by the coding sequence TTGTCGCACGATCGCGAATCGATGCAGGTGGATTGGCAGGGCCCCGATGCGGTGTTGCAACTGTTGTCGCGGAGCGGATGGTTGCGTTCGATCCGCTGGGTGCCGGAAGTCGATTCGACCAATCGGCTCGCCAAATCGCTAGCCGACCAAGCCGACCAGCCCACGCCGATGCTGATCGTTGCCAAATCGCAAACCCAAGGCCGCGGCCGGTTGGGGCGCAGCTGGTTCTCTGATTCCGGAACGCTCACCTTCTCGCTGATGCTCGCCGCCCCGCAACTGGCCGTCGACCGCACCCGTTGGCCGCAACTGGCACTGGTGGCCGGACTGGCCGTGTGCGACGTGGTTGGCGAAGTCGTCGACCCGGTCGCGGTGCAGCTGAAGTGGCCCAACGATGTCTATCTGGCCGGCGGCAAGGTGGCGGGCGTGTTGATCGAAACCGCGGGGCGCGACAACGACCACGTGGTGATCGGAATTGGATTGAATGTGGCAACCGATTTGAGCAAGGCACCGCCAGAGGTCCAACAGCGGGCGCGTTCGATCCGCGATTACGCCGATCATCGCGTCGAAACCTTTGCGGTCCTCCCCGAGATCATCGATCGGATCGCCGTGCGGATCGCAGACTGGCGAACCGATTCGGCAGCGATCGCCGACGATTTTTCCAAAGTCTGCCTGCTGCGCGGTCGCCGCATCGAAATCAACACCGCGGGACAAACGCTGCAAGGAGTCTGCTTGGGGATCGATGGCGACGGAGCGCTGCGTGTCCGCCGCGACGAGGGCGAAGTGGTCGAGGTGAGGTCGGGCGAAGTGGTACAGTGGAGCGACGAGGTGGAGGTGCACGATGGGTAA
- a CDS encoding sigma-70 family RNA polymerase sigma factor yields MGKSIWPASDPTGELLQGVRDGNAQATNDLFDRHRSALRRLVQMRLDRRVQQRVDVSDVVQDVLTEASTRLTDYLANPSMSFHLWLRQIAWDHMIDTYRRHRGSAKRSMDREQSIIGPVADDRSTMEMIVQLQDAELTPAAAAIQSELSRRVEATIDQLDANEREIILMRHFEYLSNQEVAEVLGLQPAAASMRYLRAVRRLRELLGDL; encoded by the coding sequence ATGGGTAAATCGATTTGGCCGGCGAGCGATCCGACAGGCGAACTCCTGCAAGGTGTTCGCGACGGGAACGCACAGGCCACCAACGACTTATTTGACCGCCACCGCAGTGCGTTACGGCGATTGGTCCAGATGCGATTGGACCGCCGCGTCCAGCAGCGAGTCGACGTCAGCGACGTCGTGCAGGATGTCTTGACCGAAGCGAGCACGCGACTGACCGACTACCTGGCGAATCCCTCGATGTCGTTCCATCTGTGGTTGCGACAGATCGCCTGGGATCACATGATCGACACCTACCGTCGCCATCGCGGCAGCGCCAAACGGAGCATGGATCGCGAGCAATCGATCATAGGCCCCGTCGCCGACGATCGCTCGACGATGGAGATGATCGTCCAACTGCAAGATGCCGAATTAACTCCCGCAGCCGCGGCGATCCAATCCGAACTGTCCCGTCGCGTCGAAGCGACGATCGACCAGTTGGACGCCAACGAACGGGAGATCATCCTGATGCGTCACTTTGAATATTTGTCGAATCAGGAAGTCGCCGAGGTCCTGGGACTACAACCCGCAGCCGCCAGCATGCGGTACCTCCGCGCCGTCCGCCGCCTGCGGGAATTGTTGGGTGACCTTTAA